The Alkalihalobacillus sp. LMS6 genomic interval GCTGAACTCATCGTTGCCGCAACTGTTGGCCTTGAATTAGGGATGCGGGATGAGGATCTTATTTTTCCTATGTATCCACATCCCAGTATCGGTGAAGTCATGATGGAGGCAGCAGAAGACCTTCAAGCAGCAGCGGTTCATAAACCACCTGTAAAGAAGAAAGCAGAAAACGTTTAGTGATTGGAGGCCAACGCATGTCGAATCCTTTAATGGATGTGATTCATTTTAAAAAAGAGCCGCCACCGTGTGACACGTTAATAGGAGTAGAAATGATCGAGGCACAGGGGGGAATCGCCCGAGCCATTTGGCGGCCAACCGATCAAATGTTAAATGGGAACGGCGTCATCATGGGTGGCTTTGTTTCCTCTGCAGCCGATGTGGCGATGGCCTACGCCATCTCTTCACTTATTAACGATAAGCAAGTATTTGCATCTGTTAATCTGAATGTTGCTTTCCATCGACCAGCGCTTCCAGGGGAGATTGAAGTGAAAGCTGTTGTTGAAAAATTCGGGCGGACAATGAGCTATGTAACAGCCGATTTATATCAAAACGATAAACTAGTTGCAAGTGGTGTTTCGTCGGTCCTTGTGCATGAAGTGAATGATTAAGACGTGGTAACCTTTCCTTTCATACGGGAAAGGTTTTTCGTTTGAAAAAAAGAAATGGTGGTATTTTATATATATAGGAGGAATGCATCATGAAGAAAAAACTACAAGACAAAGTTGCTTTCGTAACAGGTTCAGCAAGTGGAATTGGAGAAGCATCAGCGAAAGAATTTGCTGAACAAGGTGCTCGTGTCGTACTTGTCGATGTGAATGAAGAAGGAAAAACCCTTGAGCAAGAACTTAAAGAAAATGGGCACGACGCCTTATTTATAAAGACCGACGTAACCGATGAACACTCATTAAAATCAGCAATCGACCAAGCGGTTGACCACTATGGCCAATTAGATATTATGTTTGCAAATGCAGGTATCGGTAGCAAAGGCGATATTCACGAATTGGAAACTGAAGACTGGCAAAAAGTCATCGATTTAAATTTAACGAGCGTATACTTATCAAATAAATTTGCGATCCAGCAATTTTTAAAACAAGAAACAGGCGGAGCGATTGTCAACACAGGCTCCATTCATAGCTTAGTGGCAAAAGAAGGAATTGGCGCTTATTCAGCCGCAAAAGGGGGCGTCAAACTTTTAACTCAACAGGTTGCTTCACGCTACAGCCGTGATGGCATTCGTGCTAACGCAGTGGCTCCTGGCTATATCGAAACCAACCTACTTAAATCTGCCGGCGAAGAAGGTTTGGCTGAACTCAAGAAGCTTCATCCGATTGGTCGTTTAGGACAAGCAGAGGAAGTTGCAAAAGTGGTAGCATTTTTAGCTTCAGACGATGCTTCTTTTGTTTCAGGTGCATTAGTTCCTGTTGATGGTGGGTACACAATTGTATAACGATAAAAAAACGAGCCGACGTTACGTTAGCTCGTTTTGTTTTAATAAAAAATTAAGTAAAAGGATGCAATGGCACCTGCAATGATTAAATGTACATAACGCATATTTCCTTTCTCTTCTTTGAAGAAAAGAAATAGAAAATAGACAACAATGCTTGAAATAAAGAAACTCGTTAACGTGGAATGATTGTACCAAACCGCTAAAATGCCTATCACAATCAGAAAGGCTCGAAAAATGTAATCGATAATCTTCAATACTTGCCCCCTAAGCTACGTCTTTACAGAAAGAATCGTATCAAGAAGCGAGCATGCTGTCAAAATGAGGTGGCTGAATATGGCGTTCATTGGTAGACTTAAAGGGGAATTTAAAAATAGGTATGAGGTGAATGGTGGAGGTTATTATGATCATTGTAGTGCGACACGGGCAAACAGACTGGAATGTACAAAAGCGTCTACAAGGAAGAAACGGTCTCTCTTTAAATGAAGAAGGTATTCGGCAAGCTTATGCTGCAAAAGATGCTTTACAAAACCATGTAATAGATTTTGTTTATTCATCTCCTCAATCACGAGCCGTTCAAACCGCAGAAATCATTACTGGATTCAAGCCAATAATCGATAATCGATTGGATGTCTTTGACCTGGGAGAAGCGGACGGACTATTTAAGCATGATGTCCATTTTAGCAAAAGAATCCCCGACCCCTTATTATATAAAGGAATTGAAAACGTTGGCACTTATGTTGAAAGAGTGTTTTCTTTTATGGAAGAATTGAGACAATGCATGGGTAATCAAACAGTCTTAATCGCGGGACACCGATGCACAACTGGTATGATTGGTGCTTATTTTAACGGGATTCCTGACGATCAAAATATTTTTCGTTACTCAGCTGAAAACGGGCAATTTCATATTTATTATGAAGGCAACCTTACATAACCACGTCTGAATTGTTTATATTAAAGGCAAAGACACCTTAGAAAAAGCGGAGGAACAATGAAAAAGACATTTATCATCACAACAGTTTTTCTTCTTGCTTTGGCAGCATGTGGACAAGAAGAAACACCTTCTGAATCCATCCAAGATCAATCGTTTGAAGCGAATGAGCAACGATTAGATGTGCATTTTATTGATGTTGGACAAGGAGATGCGTCCCTCGTTACGTGGGAACATGAAGAGGAAACTTTTAGCCTTCTTGTTGATGCAGGAGATTGGAATGATCGTAGCGCTGTTGATTATTTACATGAGCAAGGAATTGAAGAACTAGATTTACTTATCGGCACGCATCCCCATGCCGACCACATTGGTCAAATGGCAGATGTGATTAACGAATTTCATGTAGCAGAAGCGTGGATGTCTGGAGATGAAACCGATACGCTCGTGTTTGAGCGTACGTTGGATGCCATTTTAGAAAATGACGTTGATTACCATGAGCCTCGAGCAGGAGAAGAATTCGATCTTGGTGGTGCAACGATTGAGGTATTGCACCCCGAATCTGTATCGGGTGACTTGAACAATGGTTCCATTGTGATGAAACTAACGTATGGGGAAATTTCTTTTTTATTCACTGGTGATGTTGAACATCAAGCTGAACAAGATATGCTTGAGCGTGGAGCGAATTTAGAAGCAACGGTGTTAAGTGTGCCTCACCATGGCTCAAACACTTCTTCATCGGACGCATTTATTGAAGCCGTACAGCCTACCTACGCTATTTATTCAGCTGGTCTAGAGAATGCGTACAATCACCCGGCGGATGACGTATTACAATCTTACGAATCCATCGGCGCAACCATTTACGGAACCGATGAAAACGGTACTATTATTGCGTCAACAAATGGACAAGAAGTGAAAATCACAACAAATCAAAATCAAGCCGAAAACCATACAAGCTGTATTAATGTGAATACGGCAACTGCTGAAGAGTTGGAGGGGATCTCAGAAATAGGTCCTGATCGAGCCCAGCAAATCATAGAGTTACGACCCTTTTCATCTGTAGATGAATTAATGACAATAGATGGAATTGGTGAGGCACGGCTTAATACGATTAAGGAAGAAGGGATCGCTTGTGTCGGAGAATAAGTATCACGGAGTTGTTGATCGCGTCACAAACGATTTAGCCATCATTCTCGTTGACTCGATAAAGAAACAATTTGAACGACGTGTTGAAAAGCTACCAAAGAACATAAAGGAAGGTAGCTGGCTACTATTGAGGCTAAATGATGACCAAACAGAGATAGTCGACGCAACACTGGATCCTGCTAAGCAAGAACAGAAACACCAAACCATTCAAGACAAACTCAACAAAGTAAAGGCAAAATCCAATAAAAAGAGTAAACTCAAAAAGAAAAACCAGTAGCCCTCAAGGAAGAACCTTGAGGGCTTTTTTGTGTGTAGGAAACATTTTTATGCGTATGACGGTCTTGATGCTGTATCGGAAACCGATCAAAGTGGGAAAAACGCATCGGCGTCGAAGTATGCGAAAAACGGAAACCTAACAGAAGAAAGCCATGAACTCGCAACCGCAGCAAACCTTCTCGCAAATAGTCGATTTGAAGACGGTACAGCAAGCTGGACGCGCATGGACAAGAGCTCAAATGGAACCTATGCCGTTGACAAGCATTCAGCTGGAAAGTTGGCAGGACCCAATTCATTAAAGCTGACGATGCAATCAGATATAACGGAACATGCTTATCAAGCGGCAACGCAAGTGGTCGATGCCTTACCAGACGTTTCCTACACCTTGAGCTCGTTAATCAAGACAGACACGGTCAATGCGCGTGCGTTCTTGAATGTAGAAGCACTCGACGCCAGTGGCAAGAGAATTCAGTGGATTGACAACCGTCACAGTCATCTTGTCGGCAAACAAAACTGGGCAGAGCGGCAGCTTTCGTTTGTCACGCCAGCAAATACCGCAAAACTACGTGTCTATTTAGAAATTGAAAAGGTAAAACCAACAGCAAGCGGTAGCGCATGGTTTGACCAAGTACAGCTAGAGCGAGCGGAAGTATCATCTAGCTTTAATCCAATTCAAAACTCAAGTTTTCTTAACAATTTAACAAGCTGGAGCGGTTCTGGCGGCTCGGTTGATAGCGCTGGATTTGACGACAAGAAATCCGTTAAAATTGTGAAAACGTCTGCACAAGATGTTAGCGAGTACAAACAAACGGTTACGTTGAACCAAGCAGCAACCGAAGAAGCGATGGATTTAACGTTCACGGGCCTTTCAAAGGCAGAGAACGTCAAATCAACGAACTACGGCTTAAAAGCAAAAGTCTTTTATACAGACGGCACGACCGCAGACTTTGGACCAGCGACGTTCCCAGAAGGAACGAATGACTGGAACCGAACAGCATTAAAGCTAACAAAGAGTAAGCCAATTACGAAGGTAGATGTTTCTTTCTTTATTCAAGGTAGTGGAACGGCCTGGTTTGACGACATGCGTTTGCTAGAAGGAAACGTCATTAAGAAACAAACGTTTGATAGCCAAGGAAACTACGTCACGAAAGTAGAAGACGAACTAGGTTTCACGACATCAAGTGTGTTTGACACGTATGGCAACGAGACAGAATCCACCGACGCCCTTGGGAAAAAGAAAATATTCACTTATGATCTAGCCAATCAATTAAAGCAGCTAAAGCTTGATAACGGCACAAGCATTTCGTACAGCCATGATAAAAACGGCAACATGCTGTCAAAGTCGATTGCGCCATCATCAGGTCAAGCGCAAGTCTTTACGTACGAATACGATACAGCTGGTAAGCTCATGAAAACTGTTGGACCGTTTAATGATGTTGTAACAAACCAATACGATGCAAACAGCAATCTCATTAAAACAACAACACCGAACGGGCACACAACCGAATTAACGTACGACGGCACAGATCGAATGGCGACGAAAAGCTACAACGGCCAAATTGCATACCGCTTTACGTATGATAAAAACGGCAACGAGCTTACGGTTAAAGACGAAAAAGCAAACGGAACGAAAGTCCGCACGTTCGATAAAAAAGACCGTATGGTTACGCTTGCCGAACGAACAGGAAAGCAAGAATGGAACTACTCAGAGACATCCGATAAACTAAATACGTTCGTGTTCACCCACGGAACTTTCAAACAAACGAACACGTATGAGTACAACAAAAAAGAACAAAACATTCGCATGAAAGATGGCGACGCGACGTACCATTTTGATTACGATGAAAAAGGTAACGTTAAAACGTTCTCATCTGGAAACCGCACAGGCGCAAGCTTCACGTATGATCCACGTGGTCTCGTTACCGCCCTGACAGTTGGATCAGAAGTTGGCGCACCATTTTTAGAGGAATTCATGACGTACGACGCGAATGGAAACCGTACCTCCATTAAAGATGGTAGCGGGAAGGCAATTTCGTATACGTACGGCGCCCTTGACCAGCTCATGAGCGAAACGTTACGCGACGGCACGAAAAACGAATTCACCTATGACGGCTTCGGCAACCGAACGTCAGTCAAAACAACAAAAAATGGGCAAACGACAGAAACAAAAGCAAGCTACAATGTCTATAATCAGCTGACAAGCATGGGCAACGAGTCGTTTACGTATGATAAGAACGGCAACCGATTAACAGACGGCACGTACAGCTACACGTGGGATGCAGCCGATCAAGTGACAGCGGTCACGAAAAAAGGCGAAACGAAACCATTCGTCACGTACACATACGATGAAGACGGACGCCGCATTCAAAAAGCGGTTGGTACAACGGTTACCAACTACCATTACGACGGCGACAGCCTCAACGTCCTCTATGAAACGAACGGTTCAAACACCGTGACAAAGTCGTACACGTACTCCGACGCAGGTCAACTCGTTGCGATGAAAAAAGGAAGCGTCAAATACTACTACCATTACAACGCCCACGGCGATGTCATTGGCATTAGTGACAAAGACGGCAACCGACTTGCAACGTATGAGTACGATGCGTGGGGTAACCCACTGAAAGCCGACGAAACCGCATCGGTCAAAGACAACGCATACCGCTACGCAGGCTACCAATACGATCATGAAACCGGCATGTACTACCTGATGGCCCGCTACTACGAGCCAAAGCACGGCGTGTTTTTATCCCTAGACCCAGATCCAGGTGATGAAGACGACATCATTACGCAAAATGGCTATACGTATGCGAATAATAATCCGGTGATGTTAGTTGATCCGGATGGGCATTATGTTTGGGCTTTAGTAGGTGGAGCTATTGGAGGAATAAGCTCTTATAAAGCAGCGAGAGCAAAAGGTGCCAGAGGTTGGAAATTAGTAGGCGCAACAGCTGGCGGTGCTGCGCTCGGTGCTGTAGGTGGGGTTGGATTAAAAGCAGCAAAAGGTTGGTACAACACTGCGCGTCATTGGAATAGGGGAACGTTCAAAACTAGTAGAAGTTCATTAAACTATCACCACCGCAAACATGTTGTTAAGAATAATAGATCTTATAGTAAAAAGAGATATACTGATATGTCTAGAGCTTTTTATAGATCTAATAAAGATAGAAGAGAACCCGTAGTGTTATCCAATAAGAAAAAAGGATATAAAATAAAAAATGGAGCAAAAGGAGGTTATTATTTGAGAAACGGAAAAACTGTAACCTTTTGGAATAACAAATGGAGGAAGAGAAGATAGACTGGAGGAATATGTTGTCTAAATTTAAATCATTTGATAAAAAAAAATAAAGTATAGGTTATTAGGCTTAGATAAGTTGTTAAAAGATCTTCCTTATCCTTCAGAAATTCAGTATATAGAAAGAGAAACTAATTATGATGAAGGAGATTTTTATCTTTGTTCCGCATTGGTTGTAGGTAGTATGGATTATA includes:
- a CDS encoding PaaI family thioesterase, with product MSNPLMDVIHFKKEPPPCDTLIGVEMIEAQGGIARAIWRPTDQMLNGNGVIMGGFVSSAADVAMAYAISSLINDKQVFASVNLNVAFHRPALPGEIEVKAVVEKFGRTMSYVTADLYQNDKLVASGVSSVLVHEVND
- a CDS encoding SDR family NAD(P)-dependent oxidoreductase yields the protein MKKKLQDKVAFVTGSASGIGEASAKEFAEQGARVVLVDVNEEGKTLEQELKENGHDALFIKTDVTDEHSLKSAIDQAVDHYGQLDIMFANAGIGSKGDIHELETEDWQKVIDLNLTSVYLSNKFAIQQFLKQETGGAIVNTGSIHSLVAKEGIGAYSAAKGGVKLLTQQVASRYSRDGIRANAVAPGYIETNLLKSAGEEGLAELKKLHPIGRLGQAEEVAKVVAFLASDDASFVSGALVPVDGGYTIV
- a CDS encoding histidine phosphatase family protein, whose amino-acid sequence is MIIVVRHGQTDWNVQKRLQGRNGLSLNEEGIRQAYAAKDALQNHVIDFVYSSPQSRAVQTAEIITGFKPIIDNRLDVFDLGEADGLFKHDVHFSKRIPDPLLYKGIENVGTYVERVFSFMEELRQCMGNQTVLIAGHRCTTGMIGAYFNGIPDDQNIFRYSAENGQFHIYYEGNLT
- a CDS encoding MBL fold metallo-hydrolase, with amino-acid sequence MKKTFIITTVFLLALAACGQEETPSESIQDQSFEANEQRLDVHFIDVGQGDASLVTWEHEEETFSLLVDAGDWNDRSAVDYLHEQGIEELDLLIGTHPHADHIGQMADVINEFHVAEAWMSGDETDTLVFERTLDAILENDVDYHEPRAGEEFDLGGATIEVLHPESVSGDLNNGSIVMKLTYGEISFLFTGDVEHQAEQDMLERGANLEATVLSVPHHGSNTSSSDAFIEAVQPTYAIYSAGLENAYNHPADDVLQSYESIGATIYGTDENGTIIASTNGQEVKITTNQNQAENHTSCINVNTATAEELEGISEIGPDRAQQIIELRPFSSVDELMTIDGIGEARLNTIKEEGIACVGE
- a CDS encoding DUF3006 family protein, yielding MSENKYHGVVDRVTNDLAIILVDSIKKQFERRVEKLPKNIKEGSWLLLRLNDDQTEIVDATLDPAKQEQKHQTIQDKLNKVKAKSNKKSKLKKKNQ
- a CDS encoding RHS repeat domain-containing protein; translated protein: MCRKHFYAYDGLDAVSETDQSGKNASASKYAKNGNLTEESHELATAANLLANSRFEDGTASWTRMDKSSNGTYAVDKHSAGKLAGPNSLKLTMQSDITEHAYQAATQVVDALPDVSYTLSSLIKTDTVNARAFLNVEALDASGKRIQWIDNRHSHLVGKQNWAERQLSFVTPANTAKLRVYLEIEKVKPTASGSAWFDQVQLERAEVSSSFNPIQNSSFLNNLTSWSGSGGSVDSAGFDDKKSVKIVKTSAQDVSEYKQTVTLNQAATEEAMDLTFTGLSKAENVKSTNYGLKAKVFYTDGTTADFGPATFPEGTNDWNRTALKLTKSKPITKVDVSFFIQGSGTAWFDDMRLLEGNVIKKQTFDSQGNYVTKVEDELGFTTSSVFDTYGNETESTDALGKKKIFTYDLANQLKQLKLDNGTSISYSHDKNGNMLSKSIAPSSGQAQVFTYEYDTAGKLMKTVGPFNDVVTNQYDANSNLIKTTTPNGHTTELTYDGTDRMATKSYNGQIAYRFTYDKNGNELTVKDEKANGTKVRTFDKKDRMVTLAERTGKQEWNYSETSDKLNTFVFTHGTFKQTNTYEYNKKEQNIRMKDGDATYHFDYDEKGNVKTFSSGNRTGASFTYDPRGLVTALTVGSEVGAPFLEEFMTYDANGNRTSIKDGSGKAISYTYGALDQLMSETLRDGTKNEFTYDGFGNRTSVKTTKNGQTTETKASYNVYNQLTSMGNESFTYDKNGNRLTDGTYSYTWDAADQVTAVTKKGETKPFVTYTYDEDGRRIQKAVGTTVTNYHYDGDSLNVLYETNGSNTVTKSYTYSDAGQLVAMKKGSVKYYYHYNAHGDVIGISDKDGNRLATYEYDAWGNPLKADETASVKDNAYRYAGYQYDHETGMYYLMARYYEPKHGVFLSLDPDPGDEDDIITQNGYTYANNNPVMLVDPDGHYVWALVGGAIGGISSYKAARAKGARGWKLVGATAGGAALGAVGGVGLKAAKGWYNTARHWNRGTFKTSRSSLNYHHRKHVVKNNRSYSKKRYTDMSRAFYRSNKDRREPVVLSNKKKGYKIKNGAKGGYYLRNGKTVTFWNNKWRKRR